In the genome of Raphanus sativus cultivar WK10039 chromosome 9, ASM80110v3, whole genome shotgun sequence, the window ATTAGAATCATTGTAAAATTTCCCGTTCTGGAGAGAAAACCCTATCCgtcaagagaaaaaaagagagattttttatagtttcaagcCGATGATCGGAGGCTTTTTCAGCTCCGACATCGGCTTGTTTAATTCGTTTTGCATTTCTTTTTTGGATCTGTTTTGTTTCCAGTCACTATTTTATTGccaatttattttgaatctggcaagattttttattgttctttcgTATACTTCTTCCAATTGGTTTGGAAAGATAAAACTTTCGGTTCAGTTGAACTATTTAGAAAAGTTAATTGACAGATCTACTGCGGATGGTGGCGACGGGTCTTACCGGCTTCAATCGTTGATGGTTCTTCATTCGATGGTGATAGAGTTCTTGCTGCAAACTATGGTTACTTCGAAAGGCAGCATGAAGTTCTATGGAACGGTAATCTCTTTGATTCTGATAATAGAGCAAAATAGAGAGTTGTCTTATCTCGGTGGTTCCTACTGGAGTACAAAAAGAGAATGACAATCGTTTTCAATTCACTCTGAAGCATAGTGCTTTTGGATTAATATGAAGGTTATCTCCTTTGAGGCTTTTTGGAAGCTAGGCACAGCACTGCTTCGACCACCGACATGTACATCTTTGACCTTACCATAAGATAAgttaaacaaaaacacaaacaacATATGGTATTTTGTCCAACGATGTCGATTCTCCGACGAATGTAGAACTTGTAATTAAGATTTTGAGTATGTTTACGcgcttaaaaaaaaacattagaatcATCATCGTGCATCGACAATAGAGATAAACGTTTacagaataaataaattctgatatatatatatatatatatatatatatatatatatataatcttttaagAAATATGCTTTATAATGAACATAACAATTGTATTAtaacttaaatttttatattgagTGAAATAAGACTCACtttaaaccaaaaatcaaatcacaaatTTAAATCGACACAAAACTAAACTACAATtttttctcagaaaaaaaaaactaaactacaAATAGTTTTAGTAAGTTTCAAGCCGGatactgaaaaaaaaacaaaactaaaagcaaaacaaaaccgTGCTAAAGGTTTTGGTTCGCTCGTTAGTTAAATTCTACACAAGTTTTTGCTTTTTCCTGCCCCTTTGCTTCTGATTCTTCATGCTATTCTGTTTCCCGTTACAAGAAGAAGCATCCTCCTTGGCCTTGACCTTGCTTTTCTCGTCTTTCCTCTTTTCAACAAAACTAATTACTCCTCGGAGAACAACATCAGTATCATCGTCCTGCATTAACTCTTCAGCTAACTCAGCTGGAGTAACCTCCGTAGAATCTACCAGCTTCTCAATTTCTTCACATAGAGGATGGTTTAAGCCATCTAAACCAAGGTAATTAGAAACCAATGTCCTAAATGCTAAACCTGTACAATACGACATATTGATATGCATATCCATTCTTCCAGGACGTAGCAACGCAGGATCAAGCCGGTCTTTGTGGTTTGTCGTGAACACGATGATTCTCTCATCTCCAAAACTTGACCATAGCCCATCAATAAAATTCAGAATCCCTGACAGAGTCAACTACTCAAGACAATACTAGTAAGTAGATTAcctcaaatcaaaacaaaaacttatatattcacaattttttaaaataacatttatcaCCTGTTTGTCTACATATTCACTGTCTTCATACTCATCTTCTCTGTGTTTCCTCTTTCCTCTAGCTTTTCCAATTTCTTGATTCTCATCTTCCCTATCTTTCACCGCATCATTGCAATCAATATCCTCAATCACCAAAATAGAACGATTCGTGGTGGATAACAAAACCCTCTTCAGCTCACCATTGTCATAAATACGACTAAGATCAAGATCAAACACATCGAACTTTAGGTAATTAGCCATCGCGGCGATCAAGCTAGATTTACCCGTTCCTAGTGGTCCATACAACAAGTATCCTCGTTTCCATGCTTTACCAACTCTCTTGTAATACTCTTTCCTCTTCAAAAACCTATCCAAGTCATcgattatcttcttcttagcacTAGGATCCATTGCCAAGGTTTCGAACGTGGAAGGATGCTCGAGACTTATACATCCCCATCCCGCACCAGCACCTCCATCGTCGTCGTCATTGTTGCGCACATGCACATCTCGGCTGTAGAGATTCACCACTCTCAGATCCCTCTTGATCTTTTCCCACTCCGCGGTAACGTGGTTCAAGTAAGAGTTTAGGACTCTATCTCTCAGCTTCTTCTCGAACGTGAGCTCGTAGTACCGTTCTCCCGTATCACTATCCTCAACATATAACCACTCCACCTGGAAGTCCTCGAACGTATCGCGGATCGCTTTTCCTTTCGCTATCGTGACAGAGACGTGCTTCTGCTTTGGAGTTTTCCAAACGTGTAAACAGTCTGTCTCGGGGCCGATCTTGGTCCGGAGGTACATCTCCGCCGCGTCGTAGATttggttcctcttatgcttgGAGTTCTCGTCGATGATCAACGTGAGATTCTTCGAGTTCGGAGTTAACAATCTGCCGAGTAAGTTGTCGTAGACGTACGAACGGAGCTGCGCCGGTACGAAGTCGTTGAGCATGGATCTAAAGAGCATCGAGAACCCACTTAGGGATGCAAACACTGAGAACATAGTCGACGGTGAGAAAGAATAATTGGATGAAGGAAACATCTCCGACGACATATCCGATGGATAGGTTAGGATTTACTTTAAGAAAGAGACAATGTGATTTTTAGGTTTAATAGgcacataaatttttaattcatttaatttataacttttattatCTACCCCTTTCCTTATTGTTAAGTAGTTTTAGGAAAATTTTCCTGTTTCAAAATGCAAATGGTTCACACATTTAtgtaattttacatttattagaTATTATATAGTCAATCAAATAATGTATGTTTTTTATAGCTAATTGAgcttattaattaaatattacttttttaaaaatagcaaCTTTCTTGATATTAGTTCTTTTAGTGTTAAACTACTTATATCTGAAACAAGAGTATTATATTAAAGGAACTTGTAGAGGAAGGAAGCTTGCGTTGCAACCCTTTGGATTTGGTCCGTCAACGAAGACAAAACATtggtcaaaaaaatattattgtgtcgttgtttttattttcagaacTAAAGGACGATAGTTTTAAAGTGTATATATCTTAGAACGCCGTCTAAAACCGCCTATTAGCCGGAAATTCGCTGGGCAGACTGAGGCCGCCGGGATTAGATTGAAATCGGCCAAAAAATCAGGTAttgtggattttttttgtttttcttcactTAAATGGTACAAATCGAAAATATTGCatagatttatcaatattaGTATAGATCTAgcaaaagaatgaaaaaatcagtgtaaaacgACAAAAAACCGTAgcaaaagaatgaaaaaatattgcgtagatttatcaatattttaagtggttttttcttatttgtcaggTTCTCCATgagatattatttatatatgtttaatattatatttggtttagtaatattaaactgattctattttaataaatagtcacataatatataattatctataaatttaaaaacgatttttttcattaattttataatcattattatctaaaaaatatatattacgtTATCCggaaatattttacatcataatattttgaaaataaatataaatctatgTATATAACTTTGTGTATATGtgaatttttcaattttattttacgtaataaaagatattttttttttaaattattgtatataaaagtttatttaattaattactaaACATCATGCTCTCTATAATTTTaggtttagtaatattttatgatagattattaatcttaataattaattttagtgatttagctgataatttatcattattttcaggctaattaaatagttttaatgacatatcataattaaatatatattatatttattatagtaatattaaaatattatatacatgttgatattatatttggtttactaatattaaaccaattttattttaatatatatatatatatatcatataatatataattacccaTAAGTTTATGGGAAAATTTCAATTCTATCACAAGTTTCAAACCACTTTCAAATTTACCATTAATTAATgactattttcaaaaaaatatccTAAATTGGTGATAAAATAACAGTAAgctaatttttgatatttttaatacatttataaaCCCAACCCCTACCCCTTTatactaaatcataaacaataatcactaaACTATAAACtcaaatgttaatatatttttcgaTTGGTAGTGTTTTTGAAAAGTGATACTTAACTTGTGATATTTCTAACCATTTATCTGAATTTAAcatgaatttcattaattttacaatcattattatctaaaaatattctatattattattattggtgTTATCTGGAATATTTTACAccataataatttaaaaataaatataaatccatgtatatagttttattggttaaaatatatttgattaaaatataaaaaaaattatataaaagtttaatatttaaatatttcaaaaatatgaaaacaatttttttctaaaggcttttgaattgataatatatatatttacaaaacttACAGCTTCTATGATCTCATAGAAGTCGGACGCTATCACTACCTCTTTATACCCCCAAGTCTTTCTTGCTCAGCAGTGCTTATTCAAGACACCTTAATTCTGTTGTGAGTCTGTTTAGATAGAAAGTATAGTCATATCTGGCATGGTGGACTACATCACCTTTGAAGTCACGTTATAATGAAAGCATCTCCACTGTGCAGTTTGGCATTCCTCCAATTTTCAATGTAGGTTACACTTGGCAAAGCCTGAATTTATTGGTTCCCATATTTTATTCTCTTAAAACAAACCAATGTCTATAGCATTGTTCTGTTGGTCCTTCTGTAGCTCATTCCAGATCCGGGCCCTCCTCACTTATTGgtgtaaattaataaaacaaggTTTTGGAAGCTTAAATTTATTGGTGTAAATTAAAGTACACAACACAACAACTCTAAAATTCTGTTAAAAAAAGCTTTATTATTGGTTTAATGTAAACTACAACTACAAGCTTAGTTTGCCATTAATACAAATACAAATCTATCTAATTAGTTGGCCTTTCCTTTCCCTTTCCCTTTTCGTTTACCAGCTTTCTTCTTCTGACCATTCGAAGAACCATTCTGTTTTTTGTCATCATCATTCGTTTTAGTCACAACATCTTTACATGTATTGGCCTTGCTTGTTAGTGAGCTTACATGATGAGAAGTGGAGCTGTTAAGCTCAGAGAGTGAGGATGCAAGTGGCGGTTCAGAGCAGCCATGCCTCACCATTATAAACAAGGGAGTAAACCTAAACTAATCTCTTTAATACATTCCTTGATAGGTTTATATCTTGATGAACTGATACACTTGTGTGatgatgtatcaggtaccttactTGGAGTCTCAATGAGGAAGAGCTAGGGTGTGATCTGACCTGATGAAGATGGCAAGAAGCCACGAGAGAAGGGAAGACACAGCCGGTTTCAAGAAAGAGATCCAAGAAGTGTTGGTGATGTGCAATGAGGTGTTGAGCTCATTACATCACGAGAAgaggccatgatccaagtggttctttggatcccttacattgttggtaaggtacaaagaaccactggccaatccccaggccttgatgaacctactctttttcccttacaaggttttgtcccaaagggttttccttgtaaggtttttaatgaggggattcttcaaggttccaagcttgacttaggatcacctagagtcaagcttgagggggagtgttaacttgaagaaaagaaatgagtattgagctgaagagttcaatcaagcttcagaaggagACTGAAGTGATTCTCAAGTTAAGTAAAGTCCAAGAAGGGCTTatagagaagagtggatgaGACTGGAAGAGTTTGGGTGTATTTGGAGAAGTTgatgtaatagtgtatagtgagaaagcactatacactattacgAAAGTACTATACACTGTTTgggaagtcttggatcacaagcaagagtgatggacgaccaagagagtgaggaaggcatCCAAATAGCATCTTGGAATAGTTTGGAAAAGGAAGAAGCTGTGCACTGTTACTAGCTGTTTatggataaggtttcttatccatTCAGTCAAAGGGACAGGCTGTGCAAAgctggaaaggaagaagcaaaggcTTGACTATGTATCTGGCCAAAGGAGTGGACAGATACACCAGGCGAGTTTGTGAGGTTCAAACCAAGCCTTTGCTACACCTTTACACAGCTTGCAACATCTGATCTCACCATCCATTTCAAATACTTTAAATCTCCACTCTTCATCTCTTATCCATAGCTTTAGGGCTTTCATGAGTATTGCAAGTTGTATTTAAGCAGCTCATTGTCGATTTGTAAACTCTAAGTGAGTATGGGGGATTTCCCCACTCCTTCATAAATAAACCTAGTGTTCTTAGATCAGATTCCCTTtaatctctccctttcttaatcttataatctctcttaatctattgtttctgatctttgtaATCACTAGTCATCAGACTTCTCCTTCATTCATATCAAGCTCTCATCTTGCTCTATTAGAGCtgttacaaacacacacacatcagagagttgagaactctataaaaactcacatggtatcagagccaggttcatatGAACTTGGTTCCAAGCTTCCGCACTGCTCATGCTTCACTCCCATGTCGTTTCAAGCCTAGAGAGAAGCTCCTTGTCCAGCCGGCTGTTCATCACTTCAAGAAGAAGCTGTGTTCATCCGAGTTGTCCAGAAGCTGTTCTTGGCTGATCTACACACTCTCATGGGTCGCCATTGAAGAAAGAAGGTCCCTGGAAGCAAAGGTTATGGCGTGGTCTAGCTAGCCTCTCCAACAAAACCAGTTCCAAGTGCCATCTCACTTACTGCCCAAGAAGAAAGGTGATAGCTTTCACTTGGTGTTGATGTGGCGAGTTGAAACCATGAAGAAAGGTGGGGTCTTTGGCGTGGAGAGTTCAAGAGAGAGGTCCATGGAGGAAGGAGATGTTGGGGTCGACACCAACAGTTCCAGTTCTTGCCGTGTGACTATGGAGGATCAGAGAACTAGCACTAGTTCTCTGGCTGTAAGGAAACTCTTTCTCTTGATAAAGCTTGAATATTTGAACTGATTGTGCTGTTGTGTTGTGAATTAAACCTGTGGATAGAGTTGGTACTGTCCCAGGATGATTATTGAGACTTGTTTGAAGTTGAGAGATTATTGTGCTTGCCTCGGTTCAGTTATGAATATACTAGGATGTTAGACAGTTTTGTTTGAATCCGGTTTGTTCATGAACTTGAAATCGTGTGCTTGCTTAGTCTGATGTTGGTTGATGATAGTTATGCTTGGCTTCAGTTCTTAATGAATGTATAGCTGATTGTAATGTCTTGATCGGTTGATACACTCATGAAAAGAAACTGATAGTAGCTAGTGCATATTATCATCTTTAAGCTTCCTTGTATCAATGCtattagattcatgtctaaAGAGCAGTTAAAGGAGCTTTAAAAAATTGCTAAGTAACTTGAAATGTATCTAGTAAGATCATTCTTGTGCTTTAGTGAAAGTTGCTTGCATAGTAGAACTTGCATTGTCTTGATTCTGTCTAGTGCATTGCTTAAAGACATTGGTGTTCAATCTTGATGATGCATCAAGGATTGACCCAATGCACTTGTGTCTTATCtatgctggagtttgagtgatgtttcaggtgcATGAGGAGTGTTCTTAGTTCATCACCAGTCCAAGCAAGAGGTAGACTTGCCATTGTAGAAAGCAATGGAGAATAGCTTGTGTGTATGGCCGGTTAAGATAGCGCAGCTAGTGTtagtgatgcgctcctggttcaTGGAGAGACACAAGGGGAAGATCATCACAGAAAGTCATGGGGAGACTGATGATCTTAAGGCATTGGAGCTGAAGGCACTGGTGGATcg includes:
- the LOC108825118 gene encoding AAA-ATPase At2g18193-like, with the translated sequence MSSEMFPSSNYSFSPSTMFSVFASLSGFSMLFRSMLNDFVPAQLRSYVYDNLLGRLLTPNSKNLTLIIDENSKHKRNQIYDAAEMYLRTKIGPETDCLHVWKTPKQKHVSVTIAKGKAIRDTFEDFQVEWLYVEDSDTGERYYELTFEKKLRDRVLNSYLNHVTAEWEKIKRDLRVVNLYSRDVHVRNNDDDDGGAGAGWGCISLEHPSTFETLAMDPSAKKKIIDDLDRFLKRKEYYKRVGKAWKRGYLLYGPLGTGKSSLIAAMANYLKFDVFDLDLSRIYDNGELKRVLLSTTNRSILVIEDIDCNDAVKDREDENQEIGKARGKRKHREDEYEDSEYVDKQLTLSGILNFIDGLWSSFGDERIIVFTTNHKDRLDPALLRPGRMDMHINMSYCTGLAFRTLVSNYLGLDGLNHPLCEEIEKLVDSTEVTPAELAEELMQDDDTDVVLRGVISFVEKRKDEKSKVKAKEDASSCNGKQNSMKNQKQRGRKKQKLV